One genomic window of Halobellus limi includes the following:
- a CDS encoding DUF106 domain-containing protein, whose protein sequence is MPRIESKVRTLASDDGMREAVETVLERTDDGETEVKWLDVKGDITSGQWGRLIEKEVLVEGEEGFRVADAEATRAGLEPASGEDTSTSSGSVTEIPDDDESSWSKYDKGAALVTVGLFVGYSWKPLRDLIGTVMDVVLGPLGEMLPFYAVVMILALATGLYSTLLQANLMNMDKMSAYQERMKDIQERRKEAKEAGDDDALDAIQEEQMDAMGDQLGMFKEQFRPMVWIMFLTIPVFLWMYWAIGVGQNASAHVPLDPLVLPLRGEVGWTDSVIGPIQAWIVWYFLCSMGFTQIIRKSLNIDISPTTS, encoded by the coding sequence ATGCCACGAATCGAATCGAAGGTGCGCACCCTCGCATCCGACGACGGGATGCGCGAGGCCGTCGAGACGGTCCTCGAGCGGACCGACGACGGCGAGACCGAAGTCAAATGGCTCGACGTCAAAGGCGACATCACGTCGGGCCAGTGGGGTCGCCTCATCGAGAAGGAAGTGCTCGTCGAGGGCGAGGAAGGGTTCCGCGTTGCCGACGCCGAGGCGACGCGAGCCGGACTCGAACCCGCGTCCGGCGAGGACACGTCGACATCGTCGGGGAGCGTCACCGAGATACCCGACGACGACGAGTCCTCGTGGTCGAAGTACGACAAGGGCGCGGCGCTGGTCACCGTCGGCCTCTTCGTCGGCTACTCGTGGAAGCCGCTCCGGGACCTCATCGGGACCGTGATGGACGTCGTGCTCGGGCCGCTCGGAGAGATGCTTCCCTTCTACGCCGTCGTGATGATCCTCGCGCTCGCGACGGGGCTGTACTCGACGCTGCTGCAGGCGAATCTGATGAACATGGACAAGATGTCCGCCTACCAGGAGCGGATGAAGGACATCCAAGAGCGCCGCAAGGAGGCCAAGGAGGCCGGCGACGACGACGCCCTCGACGCGATCCAGGAGGAGCAGATGGACGCGATGGGCGACCAGCTCGGGATGTTCAAAGAGCAGTTCCGCCCGATGGTGTGGATCATGTTCCTCACCATCCCGGTGTTCCTGTGGATGTACTGGGCGATCGGCGTCGGGCAGAACGCGAGCGCGCACGTCCCGCTCGACCCGCTGGTGCTCCCGCTGCGCGGGGAGGTCGGGTGGACCGACTCGGTCATCGGCCCGATCCAGGCGTGGATCGTCTGGTACTTCCTCTGCTCGATGGGCTTCACCCAGATCATCCGCAAGAGCCTGAACATCGACATCTCGCCGACGACGAGCTGA
- the moaA gene encoding GTP 3',8-cyclase MoaA produces MLEDDFGREVSGVRVSLTDRCNFDCVYCHNEGLGDTRGPMDPQDDEMTADEIVRFLEVVSEFGVRKVKFTGGEPMLRGDLEEIIERTPDSMEVSLTTNGTFLPGRAEDLKAAGLERVNVSQDAIDPDAFAEITKSGAYEKVIEGVEAALDAGLDPVKLNMVVFEHTAGYVEGMVDHVAENSGLQLQLIEYMPELTGRPEWNIDIERVHDWLEEKADRVETREMHNRRRYYVGEDSGEGGMVEIVDPVENPNFCANCHRVRVTHEGYLKGCLNRNDDLRSMGEMSREEIRETFRETVANRVPYYGEYMVKEEGEWVVNDDYIDAPVTHS; encoded by the coding sequence ATGCTCGAAGACGACTTCGGGCGCGAGGTGTCCGGCGTTCGCGTCTCCCTGACGGACCGATGCAACTTCGACTGCGTCTACTGTCACAACGAAGGACTCGGCGACACTCGCGGCCCGATGGACCCACAGGACGACGAGATGACCGCCGACGAGATCGTGCGGTTCCTCGAGGTGGTCTCGGAGTTCGGCGTCCGGAAGGTGAAGTTCACCGGCGGCGAACCGATGCTGCGGGGCGACCTCGAAGAGATCATCGAACGGACCCCCGACTCGATGGAGGTGTCGCTGACGACGAACGGGACGTTCCTCCCCGGCCGCGCGGAGGACCTCAAAGCGGCGGGGCTCGAACGCGTCAACGTCTCTCAGGACGCCATCGACCCCGACGCGTTCGCGGAGATCACGAAGTCCGGCGCGTACGAGAAGGTCATCGAGGGCGTCGAGGCCGCCCTCGACGCCGGGCTCGACCCGGTGAAACTGAATATGGTCGTCTTCGAGCACACCGCCGGCTACGTCGAGGGAATGGTCGACCACGTCGCGGAGAACTCCGGCCTCCAACTGCAGCTCATCGAGTATATGCCGGAGCTGACGGGGCGTCCCGAGTGGAACATCGACATCGAGCGCGTGCACGACTGGCTCGAAGAGAAGGCCGACCGCGTCGAGACCAGGGAGATGCACAACCGCCGGCGCTACTACGTCGGCGAGGACTCGGGCGAGGGCGGGATGGTCGAGATCGTCGACCCCGTCGAGAACCCGAACTTCTGCGCGAACTGCCACCGCGTTCGCGTCACCCACGAGGGCTACCTGAAGGGCTGTCTCAACCGCAACGACGACCTGCGCTCGATGGGCGAGATGAGCCGAGAGGAGATCCGCGAGACGTTCCGCGAGACCGTCGCCAATCGGGTCCCCTATTACGGCGAATACATGGTCAAAGAGGAGGGCGAGTGGGTCGTCAACGACGACTACATCGACGCGCCGGTGACGCACTCCTGA
- a CDS encoding Mrp/NBP35 family ATP-binding protein: MNDEAVRERLRSVTDPDLGDDIVSLGLVNAVDVDEDAGTVRISLALGAPYSPSETEIASDVREALSDTGYEVDLTARIPSEVDADEDVLPGVENVIAVASGKGGVGKSTVAVNLAAGLSELGARVGLFDADVYGPNVPRMVGADEAPQATGEDTIIPPEKYGVKLMSMAFLVGEDDPVIWRGPMVHQLLTQLVEDVEWGDLDYLVLDLPPGTGDTQLTVLQTLPLTGAVIVTTPQDVAVDDARKGLEMFGKHDTNVLGIVENMASFRCPDCGSTHDIFGAGGGEAFAAENDLPFLGSIPLDPSVRDGGDGGEPIVFDDGDTADAFRVTTETTADMAGVVRRREASRRNASAGRPPQE; the protein is encoded by the coding sequence ATGAACGACGAAGCCGTCCGCGAGCGCCTCCGCTCGGTCACGGACCCCGATCTCGGCGACGACATCGTCTCGCTCGGACTCGTCAACGCCGTCGACGTCGACGAGGACGCCGGAACCGTCCGGATCTCGCTCGCGTTGGGTGCACCCTACTCCCCATCGGAGACCGAGATCGCGAGCGACGTGCGCGAGGCGCTCTCGGACACCGGATACGAGGTCGACCTCACGGCGCGGATCCCCTCGGAGGTCGACGCCGACGAGGACGTCCTCCCGGGCGTCGAGAACGTGATCGCGGTCGCGAGCGGGAAGGGCGGCGTCGGCAAGTCGACCGTCGCGGTCAACCTCGCGGCGGGGCTCTCCGAACTCGGCGCGCGCGTCGGCCTGTTCGACGCCGACGTCTACGGGCCGAACGTCCCGCGGATGGTCGGCGCCGACGAGGCTCCGCAGGCGACGGGCGAGGACACGATCATCCCGCCCGAGAAGTACGGGGTGAAACTGATGTCGATGGCGTTCCTCGTCGGCGAGGACGACCCGGTGATCTGGCGCGGTCCGATGGTCCACCAGCTCCTCACCCAACTCGTCGAGGACGTCGAGTGGGGCGACCTCGACTACCTCGTGCTCGACCTCCCCCCGGGCACCGGCGACACCCAGTTGACCGTCCTGCAGACGCTCCCGCTCACGGGCGCGGTGATCGTCACGACGCCCCAGGACGTCGCCGTCGACGACGCCCGGAAGGGCCTTGAGATGTTCGGCAAGCACGACACGAACGTCCTCGGCATCGTCGAGAACATGGCGTCGTTCCGGTGTCCCGACTGCGGCTCGACCCACGACATCTTCGGGGCGGGCGGCGGCGAGGCGTTCGCCGCGGAGAACGACCTGCCGTTCCTCGGGTCGATCCCGCTCGACCCGTCGGTTCGAGACGGCGGCGACGGCGGCGAACCGATCGTCTTCGACGACGGCGACACGGCCGACGCGTTCCGCGTGACGACCGAGACCACGGCCGACATGGCCGGCGTCGTCCGTCGACGCGAGGCCTCGCGGCGGAACGCCTCGGCCGGCCGGCCGCCGCAGGAGTGA
- a CDS encoding amino acid permease: protein MSGEEELAKDLGPLAALTIGVGTMIGAGIFVLPGEAILRSGSFASIAFVLGGVIAMFTALSASELGTAMPRSGGAYYYVNHALGPLLGSVAGWANWLGLAFASAFYMVGFGRYISRIFGISGTVGIGPIGLDMVTIAALVGGAFFVFVNYVGAKETGRLQNVIVLLLIAILAAFTLLGTLQADLSNLPEPSTVGETLGTTGFIFVSYLGFVQITSVAEEIKDPGKNLPRAVIGSVVLVTVIYALVLVVMSAAVPQGFIADLVTDVAPGETQPIAVVEVGRQVQGALMGGALLFGGLLATASSANASILASSRINFAMGRDKIVTPSLNEIHPRFGTPYRSIAITGGLILLFILVGDIALLSGAASGLHLIIYGLLNIALIAMRYIAPEDYQPDFTVPLFPLLPILGTVLSFALLAYVESSARLLSFGIAAAAIVWYLLYARSRTTKQGILGKYILHRSEQMPDAAVSAATSVQPDGGDYRVMVPLANPEHETDLITLASAVAKQRNGTLVAVHIEKVPDQTALESAREKLDLSASHDLLEQARGDAETFDVPIETHTVLSHQSFEGIFDAAKTYDADLTVMGWGPDSHGSPGRAESAIDELAASLPCDFLVLKDRGFDPSEILLPTAGGPDSELSAAIASALQGEYDAEVSLLHVTDDEAAGREFLEAWAAENGLPDANLIVESGDVEEAIERHAADASMLVIGATERGLLSRLARGTLVLDVLNEVECSVLLAEKKRKRTLWERLFGSR, encoded by the coding sequence GTGAGCGGAGAGGAGGAACTCGCGAAGGACCTCGGTCCCCTCGCGGCGCTCACGATCGGCGTCGGCACGATGATCGGGGCCGGGATCTTCGTCCTCCCCGGCGAGGCCATCCTCCGATCCGGATCGTTCGCCTCCATCGCGTTCGTTCTCGGCGGCGTCATCGCGATGTTCACGGCGCTGTCGGCCAGCGAACTCGGGACGGCGATGCCGCGGTCCGGCGGGGCGTACTACTACGTCAATCACGCGCTCGGGCCGCTGCTCGGGTCGGTCGCCGGCTGGGCGAACTGGCTCGGTCTCGCGTTCGCCAGCGCGTTCTACATGGTCGGTTTCGGCCGCTACATCTCGCGGATTTTCGGCATCAGCGGCACGGTGGGGATCGGTCCGATCGGACTCGACATGGTGACCATCGCCGCGCTCGTCGGCGGGGCGTTCTTCGTCTTCGTCAACTACGTCGGCGCGAAGGAGACCGGTCGGCTCCAGAACGTCATCGTCCTCCTCCTGATCGCCATCCTGGCCGCGTTCACGCTGCTCGGAACGCTTCAGGCGGACCTGTCGAACCTCCCCGAACCCAGCACGGTCGGCGAGACCCTCGGCACGACCGGGTTCATCTTCGTCTCCTACCTCGGGTTCGTCCAGATCACGAGCGTCGCAGAAGAGATCAAGGACCCGGGGAAGAACCTCCCGCGAGCGGTCATCGGGAGCGTCGTCCTCGTCACGGTCATCTACGCGCTGGTTCTGGTCGTGATGAGCGCGGCCGTCCCGCAGGGATTCATCGCCGACCTCGTCACGGACGTCGCGCCCGGCGAGACCCAACCGATCGCCGTCGTCGAGGTCGGCCGCCAGGTTCAGGGCGCCCTGATGGGCGGCGCGCTGCTGTTCGGTGGGCTCCTCGCGACCGCCTCCAGCGCGAACGCCTCGATCCTCGCGTCCTCGCGGATCAACTTCGCGATGGGCCGGGACAAGATCGTCACGCCGTCGCTCAACGAGATCCACCCCCGGTTCGGGACGCCGTACCGGTCGATCGCCATCACGGGCGGACTCATTCTGCTGTTCATCCTGGTGGGCGACATCGCGTTGCTTTCGGGAGCCGCCTCCGGGCTTCACCTCATCATCTACGGGCTCCTGAACATCGCGCTCATCGCGATGCGGTACATCGCTCCGGAGGACTACCAGCCGGACTTCACGGTGCCGCTCTTCCCCCTGTTGCCGATCCTGGGGACCGTGTTGTCGTTCGCGCTGTTGGCGTACGTCGAGTCGAGCGCTCGGCTGCTGTCGTTCGGCATCGCCGCCGCGGCCATCGTCTGGTATCTCCTCTACGCTCGCAGCAGGACCACGAAACAGGGGATTCTCGGGAAGTACATCCTCCACCGCTCCGAGCAGATGCCCGACGCCGCCGTCTCGGCTGCCACCTCCGTCCAGCCGGACGGCGGGGACTACCGCGTGATGGTCCCGCTCGCGAACCCCGAGCACGAGACCGATCTCATCACGCTCGCCAGCGCCGTCGCCAAGCAGCGGAACGGGACCCTCGTCGCGGTGCACATCGAGAAGGTGCCGGATCAGACGGCGCTCGAATCGGCCCGCGAGAAACTGGACCTCTCGGCGTCCCACGACCTCCTCGAACAGGCCCGCGGCGACGCCGAGACGTTCGACGTGCCGATCGAGACGCACACCGTGCTCTCACACCAGAGCTTCGAGGGCATCTTCGACGCCGCGAAGACGTACGACGCCGACCTGACGGTGATGGGCTGGGGTCCCGACTCCCACGGCTCGCCGGGGCGCGCCGAGAGCGCGATCGACGAACTCGCCGCGTCGCTGCCGTGTGACTTCCTCGTCCTGAAGGACCGCGGCTTCGACCCCTCGGAGATCCTGCTGCCGACCGCCGGCGGTCCGGATTCGGAACTCTCGGCGGCCATCGCGAGTGCACTCCAGGGCGAATACGACGCCGAGGTGTCGCTGCTTCACGTCACCGACGACGAGGCGGCGGGCCGGGAGTTCCTCGAAGCGTGGGCGGCCGAGAACGGCCTTCCGGACGCGAACCTGATCGTCGAGTCCGGCGACGTCGAGGAAGCGATCGAACGGCACGCCGCCGACGCGTCGATGCTCGTCATCGGCGCGACGGAACGCGGCCTCCTCTCGCGGCTCGCCCGCGGGACGCTCGTCTTGGACGTCCTCAACGAGGTCGAGTGCTCGGTGCTGCTCGCAGAAAAGAAGCGGAAGCGGACGCTGTGGGAGCGGCTGTTCGGCAGTCGTTGA
- a CDS encoding universal stress protein, whose product MNEVEPLFARPLLPVANEEDADRTARLAFPHVAAAGGRAIVTHVIEKAGGAPDKAPLEQREEMAESIFERVRSSAEDAGVDVETELHYGTDVADTILDAADAVDATAIVFTPRGGKAWWDIFSGDTRDALTTESEIPVVVFPTRERAASSDVDDDSDASDDVTESTGGDGA is encoded by the coding sequence ATGAACGAGGTCGAACCACTGTTCGCCCGGCCGCTCCTCCCGGTCGCGAACGAGGAGGACGCCGATCGAACGGCGAGGCTGGCGTTTCCGCACGTCGCCGCCGCGGGCGGTCGCGCGATAGTCACCCACGTGATCGAGAAGGCCGGCGGCGCGCCCGACAAGGCGCCGCTCGAACAGCGCGAGGAGATGGCCGAGTCGATCTTCGAGCGAGTGCGCTCGTCGGCCGAGGACGCCGGCGTCGACGTCGAGACTGAACTGCACTACGGCACCGACGTCGCCGACACGATCCTCGACGCCGCGGATGCGGTCGACGCGACGGCCATCGTTTTCACCCCGCGCGGCGGCAAGGCCTGGTGGGATATTTTCAGCGGCGACACCCGCGATGCGCTCACCACCGAGAGCGAGATTCCGGTCGTGGTGTTCCCGACACGCGAGCGCGCTGCTTCGTCGGACGTCGACGACGACTCGGACGCCTCAGACGACGTAACCGAATCCACGGGCGGTGACGGCGCGTGA
- a CDS encoding thioredoxin family protein: MSTDASATDSTPERPVALESEADLDEFLAAHDRVLVDFYTEGCTLCASIEPVVGNVARAHDDLAVATINPRNDPPLIDRFRITSAPTLLLFEDGEVVGRLASGFQGGDAIDAFIENPGGDE; this comes from the coding sequence ATGAGCACCGACGCATCCGCGACAGACTCGACGCCGGAACGACCCGTGGCCCTCGAAAGCGAGGCCGACCTCGACGAGTTCCTCGCCGCACACGACCGCGTCCTCGTCGACTTCTACACCGAGGGCTGTACGCTGTGTGCCAGCATCGAGCCGGTCGTCGGCAACGTCGCCCGCGCGCACGACGACCTCGCCGTCGCGACGATCAACCCCCGAAACGACCCGCCGCTGATCGATCGGTTCCGGATCACGAGCGCGCCGACGCTCCTGCTCTTCGAGGACGGCGAGGTCGTGGGGCGGCTCGCCAGCGGCTTCCAGGGCGGCGACGCCATCGACGCGTTCATCGAGAACCCCGGCGGCGACGAATAG
- a CDS encoding DUF5785 family protein — translation MDWPHDPDGEEGSEGRRKYGHAVIAKKVDEEEDFPLDRDEFVEEYGDHPVRLDYERVVSVEEIFEHVEPDEFEDFVAFHKAVGRAMRENDYWFYEGAEQFVDANEA, via the coding sequence ATGGACTGGCCACACGACCCCGACGGCGAGGAGGGCTCCGAGGGCAGACGCAAGTACGGCCACGCGGTGATCGCCAAGAAGGTCGACGAGGAGGAGGACTTCCCGCTCGACCGCGACGAGTTCGTCGAGGAGTACGGCGACCACCCCGTTCGACTGGACTACGAGCGCGTCGTCTCCGTCGAGGAGATCTTCGAGCACGTCGAACCCGACGAGTTCGAGGACTTCGTCGCGTTCCACAAGGCGGTCGGTCGCGCGATGCGCGAGAACGACTACTGGTTCTACGAGGGCGCAGAGCAGTTCGTCGACGCGAACGAAGCTTGA
- a CDS encoding 30S ribosomal protein S4 translates to MATGNNTKRYETPNHPFQGERIVQEGDLLGRYGLKNKEELWRAQSELRNYRREARRLIGEAQGDLEAAEAAGEEFLARLRRYGVLSEDDDISRVLGLDVTDILERRLQTVAYRKGLASTPEQARQFIVHGHVVVDGARVTRPSKTVEVAEEDSIAFDETSPLADELHPERAEGQE, encoded by the coding sequence ATGGCGACCGGAAACAACACCAAGCGGTACGAGACGCCGAATCACCCGTTCCAGGGCGAGCGCATCGTCCAGGAGGGTGACCTTCTCGGCCGCTACGGCCTGAAGAACAAAGAGGAGCTCTGGCGCGCCCAGTCGGAGCTCCGGAACTACCGGCGCGAGGCCCGACGCCTCATCGGCGAGGCGCAGGGCGACCTGGAGGCAGCCGAGGCGGCCGGCGAGGAGTTCCTCGCTCGGCTCCGCCGCTACGGCGTCCTCTCGGAGGACGACGACATCAGTCGCGTCCTCGGCCTCGACGTCACCGACATTCTCGAACGCCGACTGCAGACCGTCGCGTACCGGAAGGGCCTCGCGAGCACGCCCGAGCAGGCGCGACAGTTCATCGTCCACGGCCACGTCGTCGTCGACGGCGCGCGCGTCACGCGCCCGTCGAAGACCGTCGAAGTGGCGGAGGAAGACAGCATCGCGTTCGACGAGACGAGCCCGCTCGCGGACGAACTGCACCCCGAGCGCGCGGAGGGACAGGAGTAA
- a CDS encoding adenylate kinase: MGKHILLLGPPGAGKGTQSKRLAEEFDLEHVTTGDALRANKEMDISEMDTEYDTPGAYMDAGELVPDEVVNAIVEEALSSADGYVLDGYPRNLEQAEELSSMTDLDAVVYLSVDTDELVDRLTGRRVCPDCGASYHVEFEPPEESGVCDECGAELVQRDDDTEETVRERLRVYEENTAPVVEHYRGEGVLVEVDGEGTPDEVFEAIADVVDQ; this comes from the coding sequence ATGGGCAAGCACATCCTGCTTCTGGGCCCGCCGGGTGCCGGGAAGGGAACGCAGTCGAAGCGCCTCGCCGAGGAGTTCGACCTCGAACACGTGACGACCGGCGACGCGCTCCGCGCCAACAAGGAGATGGACATCAGCGAGATGGACACCGAGTACGACACGCCGGGCGCGTACATGGACGCCGGCGAACTCGTCCCCGACGAGGTCGTCAACGCCATCGTCGAGGAGGCGCTCTCCAGCGCCGACGGTTACGTCCTCGACGGCTACCCGCGAAACCTCGAACAGGCCGAGGAGCTCTCGTCGATGACCGACCTCGACGCCGTCGTCTACCTCTCGGTCGACACCGACGAACTCGTCGACCGACTGACGGGGCGTCGCGTCTGTCCCGACTGCGGCGCGAGCTACCACGTCGAGTTCGAACCGCCGGAGGAGTCGGGCGTCTGCGACGAGTGCGGCGCTGAACTGGTCCAGCGCGACGACGACACCGAGGAGACCGTCCGCGAACGGCTCCGCGTCTACGAGGAGAACACCGCGCCGGTCGTCGAACACTACCGCGGGGAGGGCGTCCTCGTCGAGGTCGACGGCGAGGGCACGCCGGACGAGGTCTTCGAAGCCATCGCGGACGTCGTCGACCAGTAA
- a CDS encoding uracil-DNA glycosylase → MDAEQDSLANPFSMDAECRNCEGLCDARSNVVHGYGDVGGEFLFVAERPHAGADESGVPFTGDAAGERLQRVLGDLGFARSPPDADEPELQNAFLTYLTRCRHPDRRPTDEEIRTCEPYLNAEIRMINPEIIVPIGQRTLDALATDYTTNRPGDVDVANAHATTIRGRGFELVPMVDLERQTDEQTEAFVDHLLENVFSRDYRQTKGRRGR, encoded by the coding sequence ATGGACGCCGAGCAGGACTCCCTGGCGAACCCGTTCAGTATGGACGCGGAGTGTCGGAACTGCGAGGGCCTCTGTGACGCCCGATCGAACGTCGTCCACGGCTACGGCGACGTCGGCGGGGAGTTCCTGTTCGTCGCCGAGCGACCCCATGCCGGGGCCGACGAGTCCGGCGTCCCGTTCACCGGCGACGCGGCGGGCGAACGCCTCCAGCGGGTTCTCGGCGACCTCGGGTTCGCGCGCTCCCCGCCCGACGCCGACGAACCCGAGCTACAGAACGCCTTTCTCACGTACCTCACGCGCTGTCGCCACCCCGACCGGCGGCCGACCGACGAGGAGATTCGGACCTGCGAGCCGTACCTCAACGCCGAGATCCGGATGATCAACCCCGAGATCATCGTCCCGATCGGCCAGCGGACGCTGGACGCGCTCGCGACGGACTACACGACGAACCGGCCGGGCGACGTCGACGTCGCGAACGCGCACGCGACGACCATCAGAGGGCGAGGCTTCGAACTCGTACCGATGGTCGACCTGGAGCGTCAGACCGACGAGCAGACCGAGGCGTTCGTCGACCACCTCCTGGAGAACGTCTTCTCTCGCGACTACCGGCAGACGAAGGGTCGTCGCGGTCGGTGA
- a CDS encoding TIGR04282 family arsenosugar biosynthesis glycosyltransferase, whose product MTVVAVLADPPRPGLALPRLAEASPLSQSEAAELSEAMLRDTLRAVERSGGDLLVNYRPDDLLPESAVDPEESAEDALKSIAADALDDPTAARFEVQVGSTFSARAGNTVSHLLGEEGVQSAAVLRGDAPFVLRSTIDSAAMKLRTHDVVLGPSTDGRVYYAGFKTTIDFAGAFAAPEAETLVDCANDADRDVGFLEMQPTVRTGSDLATLVSTIRARWQAGRVVPERTAEFVVDHGLTVVGSDADGDADLRLVRE is encoded by the coding sequence ATGACCGTCGTCGCCGTCTTGGCCGACCCGCCGCGCCCGGGACTCGCGTTACCGCGACTCGCGGAGGCGAGCCCGCTTTCCCAGTCGGAGGCCGCGGAGCTCTCGGAGGCGATGCTCCGGGACACCCTCCGCGCCGTCGAGCGCTCCGGGGGCGACCTGCTCGTGAACTACCGACCGGACGACCTCCTCCCGGAGTCCGCGGTCGACCCCGAGGAGTCCGCCGAGGACGCGCTCAAATCGATCGCCGCGGACGCCCTCGACGATCCCACGGCGGCGCGCTTCGAGGTCCAGGTCGGCTCGACGTTCTCCGCGCGTGCCGGCAACACGGTGAGCCACCTGCTCGGCGAGGAGGGCGTGCAGTCGGCCGCGGTGCTCCGCGGCGACGCGCCGTTCGTGCTCCGGTCGACGATCGATTCCGCGGCGATGAAGCTCCGCACGCACGACGTGGTGCTCGGTCCCTCGACGGACGGCCGGGTCTACTACGCGGGGTTCAAGACGACGATCGACTTCGCGGGCGCGTTCGCCGCTCCCGAGGCGGAGACGCTCGTGGACTGCGCGAACGACGCCGACCGCGACGTCGGATTCCTGGAGATGCAACCGACGGTCCGGACGGGTTCGGACCTTGCGACGCTCGTGTCGACGATCCGCGCCCGCTGGCAGGCCGGTCGGGTCGTCCCCGAGCGGACGGCGGAGTTCGTCGTCGATCACGGGCTGACGGTCGTCGGCAGCGACGCGGATGGGGACGCCGATCTGCGTCTCGTCCGGGAGTGA
- a CDS encoding type 1 glutamine amidotransferase — MSAPHIALFDASVGETPAERNVRRELDATVTAFKVSEGEFPEWPGADGSWPYDGVVVSGSQTAVYDDEPWMETLGELVVDLHELGVPMLGICWGHQFLAQELGGCVDDMGEYELGYQRIERYDDSPLFASMPGEFVAFETHSDEVLRLPPGAVELAGNETSCQAFSLGPTFGVQFHPEYDLETVRQVVEGKREEGVPAERVEAVLAEATPERHAETEAAKRVFENFLAVVESEPIATAAE, encoded by the coding sequence ATGAGTGCACCCCACATCGCCCTGTTCGACGCCTCGGTGGGCGAGACGCCGGCAGAGCGCAACGTCCGGCGCGAACTCGACGCGACGGTGACGGCGTTCAAAGTGAGCGAGGGCGAGTTCCCGGAGTGGCCCGGTGCGGACGGATCGTGGCCGTACGACGGCGTCGTCGTCTCCGGGTCGCAGACCGCCGTCTACGACGACGAGCCGTGGATGGAGACCCTGGGAGAACTGGTCGTGGACCTCCACGAGCTCGGCGTCCCGATGCTGGGCATCTGCTGGGGCCACCAGTTCCTCGCGCAGGAACTCGGCGGCTGCGTCGACGATATGGGCGAGTACGAACTCGGGTATCAGCGCATCGAACGCTACGACGACTCGCCGCTTTTCGCGTCGATGCCCGGCGAGTTCGTCGCCTTCGAGACGCACTCCGACGAGGTGCTGCGACTCCCGCCGGGCGCGGTCGAACTCGCCGGCAACGAGACGTCGTGTCAGGCCTTCTCGCTGGGGCCGACGTTCGGCGTGCAGTTCCACCCCGAGTACGACTTGGAGACGGTGCGGCAGGTCGTCGAGGGCAAGCGCGAGGAGGGCGTGCCCGCGGAGAGGGTAGAGGCGGTCCTGGCCGAGGCGACGCCGGAGCGACACGCCGAGACCGAGGCCGCGAAACGGGTCTTCGAGAACTTCCTGGCGGTCGTCGAGAGCGAGCCGATCGCCACGGCCGCGGAGTGA
- a CDS encoding 30S ribosomal protein S13 codes for MSAEEPQDDAPEEEEDLRYFVRIGQTDLDGTKTVERSLSEMKGIGKRTARIVADAADVDRHATFGLLDDDEIDSVVEVVENFDEHIPEWMANRQSDFFSGETTHETGSDLEEKRRHDINRMKMIDSYKGVRHKRGQKVRGQRTKSTGRTEGTIGVNVEAIKEEAAAEEAAEEEGDEE; via the coding sequence ATGAGTGCAGAAGAACCACAGGACGACGCTCCCGAGGAGGAGGAAGACCTCCGATACTTCGTCCGGATCGGACAGACCGATCTCGACGGGACGAAGACGGTAGAGCGGAGTCTCAGCGAGATGAAAGGAATCGGCAAGCGCACGGCGCGCATCGTTGCCGACGCCGCGGATGTGGACCGACACGCGACGTTCGGTCTGCTCGACGACGACGAGATCGACTCCGTCGTCGAGGTCGTCGAGAACTTCGACGAACACATCCCCGAGTGGATGGCCAACCGCCAGAGCGACTTCTTCAGCGGAGAGACCACCCACGAGACCGGCTCGGACCTCGAAGAGAAACGCCGCCACGACATCAACCGCATGAAGATGATCGACTCCTACAAGGGCGTCCGACACAAGCGCGGACAGAAGGTCCGCGGACAGCGGACGAAGTCCACCGGGCGTACCGAGGGGACGATCGGCGTCAACGTCGAGGCGATCAAAGAGGAGGCGGCCGCCGAAGAGGCCGCCGAAGAGGAAGGCGACGAAGAGTAA